The Mesotoga sp. Brook.08.105.5.1 DNA segment GGCATGATAAGAGAGCGATTTGAAGAAGACAGGACAAAGCTTCTAACTCTTGCGCAAAGTAAGTACGATGAGTCGATCCTCTTGGCCGTTCGCACAGATGCTCACGCGAAGTTCACTCTTGAGAAAGGAAGGCATACCTATTCAAGCGCTCCAAAATATGCAAAGACCGAGATATGGGCAAGACTGACCGCTCATGAAGTTATCGTAATGGACAGGGACTACAAAGAGATAATCACTCATCCCAGACAGTATGGACAGATGAAGAGAGAATCCATGAACTGGATACCTTATCTCATCCAGTTGTCCAGGAGACCGGCAGCATTGAAATACACGGGTATATACGAACTGTTTCCTTCTCCACTACAAGAGTTTCTTGACCAGAGTGATCGTTCAAGCAAGAAAGAGACTCTCAAGATCCTTGCAGAGCTGAGCGAAGATACAGGCTTTTCGAGTGCAGTAGAAGCCTTCCTTGTAGCTCTAGAGAGAGGGACAAAAGACAGCGATAGTGTTCTCGCTATATTCCGGCGGCTCAACACGGAAAGCTTCGAGTTCAGTCCTGTTTTACTCCCGAGTGACATACCAGAACTCCCGCCTCTTAAGAACAAAGCACTTGACTACGATCTATTCCTGGGAAGGAGTGGCCAATCATGAAAGAGCAGATTGCGTACTGCTGCAAGAAGCTACGCCTTGGAAGGAAGATAGTGGATGTATTTGAAGAGGTAGAAGCGGACAACAACCAGGAATACCTTATGAAGATACTACGGATTGCTCTGGATAACCGTGAGACCTCAAGGAAGAACCGCCTGGTAAAACAGGCGGGCTTCTATGCACTGAAGACATTCGAAGACTTCTCGTTCGAAGAGATACGACTACCTCAAGATTTAAGTCCAGAAGAACTGAAGAAAGCATCTTTCGTAGACGAGAAGAAGAATTTGATTCTGTATGGAAATGTTGGTACTGGAAAAACTCACCTTGCTCAGGCAATCGGTTTAGAAGCGTGCAAACAGAACAAGGTGGTTCGTTTCTTCAGAACGGCTGCGCTGGTAAATCGCCTTTCAGAAGCACAGAAGAAGTCAGAACTAAACGCCTTCATGAAAACGCTAATGAAGGCCGATCTTATTATCTGTGATGAGTGGGGCTATGTGCCTCTTGATCGTGATGGATCGAAGTTGTTGTTTCAAGTTGTCTCAGAATGCTATGAACAAAGGAGTGTGATAATCACAACGAATCTGGAGTTCAGTAAGTGGGTCCATATCTTCTACGATGAACAGATGACCGCGGCAATGATTGATCGTCTTGTTCACCACAGTCATTTGTTGTTGTTCGAAGGTCAGAGTTTTAGAATTAGAAATTCTCTAATGAAAACTCATTAACTAAATTTCCCGGGTGGAAAGTTCTTTGGAATTCTTGCAAATACAGGGAATTCACTCTTGCAAAAAACAGTTCTTGAGCAAAACTGGACATCGGATTTCACAGGTCAAGAAGCTATACTCCTGTAAGGTTAATGCAAGAACATGTCACTAATCCACGCAACGGAACTCTTTTTCTTGAAGATCAGTATTCTTTGTCGAGCTCTAAAGGGAGGGATTTGCTCTCAGCTTATTTTCCCTGATGAACTATGTGGATGACTCGCGATGAAATTGATTTCTCAATAGGGAGAGAATGAAAGTTAGTTGGTTCCTCGAATTACAATAC contains these protein-coding regions:
- the istB gene encoding IS21-like element helper ATPase IstB, producing MKEQIAYCCKKLRLGRKIVDVFEEVEADNNQEYLMKILRIALDNRETSRKNRLVKQAGFYALKTFEDFSFEEIRLPQDLSPEELKKASFVDEKKNLILYGNVGTGKTHLAQAIGLEACKQNKVVRFFRTAALVNRLSEAQKKSELNAFMKTLMKADLIICDEWGYVPLDRDGSKLLFQVVSECYEQRSVIITTNLEFSKWVHIFYDEQMTAAMIDRLVHHSHLLLFEGQSFRIRNSLMKTH